Below is a genomic region from Caballeronia sp. SBC1.
TATCGCGGTACTTCGGCCGCATGCGTGGATCATGCTTGGGCATTGCGCGGGATTGAGGAATACGCAACGCCTGGGCGACTATGTGCTGGCGCATGGTTATGTGCGTGAAGATCACGTGCTCGACGCCGATTTGCCCTTATGGATCCCCATTCCCGCATTGGCTGAAGTCCAGGTCGCGCTGGAGAGCGCGGTCGCGCAAGTGACGAAACTCGAAGGCGTGGATTTGAAGCACGTCATGCGCACGGGAACCGTCGCGAGCGTGGATAACCGTAACTGGGAGTTACGCGATCATCGTGAGCCGGTACAGCGTTTGTCGCAAAGCCGGGCGATTGCGCTCGATATGGAAAGCGCAACCATTGCGGCCAATGGATTCCGTTTTCGCGTGCCTTACGGAACCTTGCTTTGCGTCTCCGATAAACCCTTGCATGGCGAATTGAAATTGCCCGGCATGGCTGACCAGTTTTATCGTGCGCAGGTGGATCAGCACTTGCAGATCGGCGTCAAGGCAATGGAGTTGCTGCGGATGAACGGGCTATCGAAACTGCATAGCCGGAAGTTGCGAGGTTTTGCTGAAGTCGCGTTCCAATAAGGCGTTCCAATAGGGCATTCCAACAACGCAAAAAGCGGCTCCGAAAGGAGCCGCTCAGCGAGTGCTTATGCAGTCAGACCCGCTATCAAAACCTCAAAGATAGAACATCCGGTCTTCGTCCGACTTGCCTTCGGCCGGTTGTTCCTCGGCTGTCTCCCGGTCTTCGTAGAACTGCAGCACCGCTTCCAGCACCTGATCCGGGTCGTCGATCACCTGCATCAAATCCAGATCCTTCGCGCTGATCACGCCGGTCGGAACAAGTGTGTTGCGGAACCACGCGAGCAAGCCTTCCCAGAACTCGGCGCCTACCAGCACGATAGGCACGTGCCGCGACTTCTTGGTCTGGATCAGCGTCAGCACCTCGGCCATTTCATCGAGCGTACCGAAACCGCCCGGCATGACCACCACGGCGTCCGAATTCTTCACGAACGTGACCTTGCGCGTGAAGAAGTGCCGGAAGCGCAGCGA
It encodes:
- a CDS encoding TIGR00730 family Rossman fold protein, which translates into the protein MNKRKVIPSLRSLADQERATAKKARASWQMFTIMAEFIEATEYLSEIRPAISIYGSARLKPESPYYQLTIEIAQKFSDAGFAVISGGGPGIMEAANKGAHAGKSPSVGLNIELPHEQSGNQWQDISLRFRHFFTRKVTFVKNSDAVVVMPGGFGTLDEMAEVLTLIQTKKSRHVPIVLVGAEFWEGLLAWFRNTLVPTGVISAKDLDLMQVIDDPDQVLEAVLQFYEDRETAEEQPAEGKSDEDRMFYL